One window from the genome of Echinicola vietnamensis DSM 17526 encodes:
- the tnpA gene encoding IS66 family insertion sequence element accessory protein TnpA, with the protein MEKAKVMNLQEEMAALVKEYKSSGLTQKSFSARKGIGYPKFNYWYRKLAGEQVREPTGFLPVRTQGSSVPAEAVEVVYPNGVKLRVPSEDLSLLSNLIRLY; encoded by the coding sequence GTGGAAAAAGCAAAAGTGATGAACCTACAAGAAGAAATGGCCGCCCTTGTCAAAGAGTACAAGAGCAGCGGTCTGACGCAGAAATCCTTCAGTGCGCGAAAGGGGATCGGTTATCCCAAGTTCAATTATTGGTACCGAAAGCTGGCGGGGGAACAGGTCCGGGAACCCACTGGTTTTCTACCGGTCCGTACCCAGGGCAGCAGTGTTCCTGCAGAGGCGGTGGAAGTGGTGTACCCGAACGGGGTAAAGCTGCGGGTGCCGTCCGAGGACCTATCGCTGTTGTCCAACCTGATCAGGCTGTACTGA
- the tnpB gene encoding IS66 family insertion sequence element accessory protein TnpB (TnpB, as the term is used for proteins encoded by IS66 family insertion elements, is considered an accessory protein, since TnpC, encoded by a neighboring gene, is a DDE family transposase.), with translation MFSLGSHHQYFLYRSPVDMRKGFNGLSGIVTNELDRDPVSGEVFVFVNRHRNLIKLLHWEKGGFVVYYKRLEKGTFLLPEDRGDGVLDWPELVLMVAGIQVEGYRQRPRYIPG, from the coding sequence ATGTTTTCGCTGGGCTCCCACCACCAATATTTCCTGTACCGCAGCCCGGTTGACATGCGCAAAGGGTTCAACGGGCTTTCCGGGATCGTCACCAATGAACTGGACCGTGACCCGGTCTCCGGGGAAGTGTTCGTCTTTGTCAACCGCCACCGCAACCTGATCAAACTCCTGCACTGGGAGAAGGGCGGTTTCGTGGTCTATTACAAACGATTGGAAAAAGGCACTTTCCTGCTCCCGGAGGACAGGGGTGACGGCGTGCTGGATTGGCCCGAACTGGTGCTGATGGTCGCGGGCATCCAGGTGGAAGGCTACCGGCAGCGTCCCCGGTATATCCCCGGTTGA
- the tnpC gene encoding IS66 family transposase, which translates to MSKPLDQLTKAELLALLQKSEQQVADRERVIAEKERILAEKEAYEKQLLAMIEKFKRMSFAQKRERFLGNKDQMALPFEPDQEQEQQQQEGFSRKVEYIRKKRPAHTGRQPLPDHLPVEEIEIHPEGDLSGMECIGKEVTEELDYIPAQYIRRRYIRYKYAPKDRYSSAGVKIGLLPERAIPKGIPGYGLLTDILTRKYLEHMPLYRQAQRFKREKIPIAPTTLEGWVKQGLEKLEPLYDCLVDDTKAMGYLMVDESTIRVLDSDNKKGACHTGYYWVYHNPLENTVLFDYRPTRSKEGPSAILENFQGYLQSDGYGVYEHYVANKQVTHLACWAHARRKFFETLVENKKAASEALGFIGKLYDVERKAKKENLSAEDRKKLRLDEALPVINKMSEWIKKQLPKALPKSGLRKALFYSANRWAELSNYLYDGKLEIDNNPVEREIRSMVVGRKNYLFAGSHKAAQRAAMIYSFFGICKLHDVNPQQWLEHALRNIMTTNHKNIRDLYPQNFNQTTRG; encoded by the coding sequence ATGTCAAAGCCACTCGACCAGTTGACCAAAGCCGAACTGCTTGCCCTGCTGCAAAAGTCAGAGCAACAGGTGGCCGACCGTGAGCGGGTGATAGCCGAGAAGGAACGTATCCTGGCCGAGAAAGAAGCTTATGAGAAGCAGTTGTTGGCGATGATCGAGAAGTTCAAGCGCATGTCCTTTGCCCAGAAGCGGGAGCGCTTTTTAGGGAACAAGGACCAGATGGCCCTGCCCTTTGAACCTGACCAAGAGCAAGAACAGCAACAGCAGGAAGGGTTTTCCCGCAAGGTGGAATACATCCGCAAGAAACGTCCCGCCCATACGGGCAGACAGCCCTTGCCCGACCACCTTCCCGTGGAAGAGATCGAGATCCATCCGGAAGGGGACCTTTCCGGCATGGAGTGTATCGGCAAGGAAGTGACCGAAGAGCTGGACTATATCCCTGCCCAATATATCCGCAGAAGATACATCCGCTATAAGTATGCCCCAAAGGACAGGTACAGCAGTGCCGGGGTAAAGATCGGCCTGTTGCCGGAAAGGGCCATTCCAAAGGGCATCCCGGGTTACGGCCTGCTCACCGACATCCTTACAAGGAAATACCTGGAACATATGCCGCTGTACCGGCAGGCGCAGCGTTTCAAACGGGAAAAGATCCCCATAGCGCCCACCACACTTGAGGGATGGGTGAAACAGGGGCTGGAAAAACTCGAACCCCTGTACGACTGTCTGGTGGACGACACCAAGGCCATGGGCTATCTTATGGTGGACGAGAGTACCATCCGGGTATTGGACAGCGACAACAAGAAGGGCGCCTGCCACACGGGTTACTACTGGGTATACCATAACCCTTTGGAAAACACCGTACTCTTTGATTACCGGCCTACCCGGAGCAAGGAAGGCCCCAGTGCCATACTGGAAAACTTTCAGGGCTACCTGCAGAGTGATGGATATGGCGTGTACGAACATTATGTGGCCAATAAGCAGGTCACCCACCTGGCCTGTTGGGCACATGCAAGGAGAAAGTTTTTTGAGACCTTGGTGGAAAACAAGAAGGCCGCTTCCGAGGCCCTGGGCTTTATCGGCAAGCTTTACGATGTGGAAAGAAAGGCCAAGAAGGAAAACCTCTCTGCCGAAGACCGCAAGAAGCTCCGTTTGGACGAGGCCTTGCCGGTGATCAACAAAATGTCCGAGTGGATCAAGAAGCAGCTGCCCAAGGCCCTGCCCAAAAGTGGGCTGAGAAAAGCCCTGTTCTACTCGGCAAACAGATGGGCCGAACTGTCCAATTACCTGTATGACGGTAAACTGGAGATCGACAACAATCCCGTGGAAAGGGAAATCAGATCAATGGTGGTCGGCAGAAAAAACTACCTGTTTGCCGGCTCCCATAAAGCGGCCCAAAGGGCGGCCATGATCTATTCCTTCTTCGGCATCTGTAAATTACATGACGTCAATCCCCAACAGTGGCTCGAACATGCTCTGAGAAATATCATGACCACCAACCATAAGAACATCCGTGACCTATACCCACAAAACTTTAACCAAACAACACGCGGTTAA
- a CDS encoding vanadium-dependent haloperoxidase has product MAYSKSDGYGKLSTLPRYAPAQEPGTWYPTPPAYLGAIDPEWKTIRPFYLSDLPQFKPRPPAPYSMDSTSDFYLLTKEVYDTTKVLTKEQRLIANFWDCNPFMVSYSGHMAIGLKKISPGGHWVNITGIACKKAGITFAETVEVHALLSTGLHDAFISCWEEKYDSDRIRPETVINRHIDPTWRPILQTPPFPEYTSGHSVISRTSATLLTYYFGDHFAYTDTSEEYFGLPPRKFTSFLQASDEAAISRLYGGIHFRDAIEVGVKQGHKIGNYIIGLLEKEKVVER; this is encoded by the coding sequence TTGGCCTACAGCAAAAGTGACGGATATGGCAAGCTCAGCACCCTCCCGCGCTACGCCCCTGCCCAGGAGCCAGGCACTTGGTATCCCACGCCTCCGGCGTACCTTGGGGCCATCGATCCGGAGTGGAAGACCATCCGCCCTTTTTACCTGTCCGACCTGCCCCAATTTAAGCCCCGGCCGCCTGCCCCGTACTCCATGGACAGCACCAGTGACTTTTACCTGCTGACCAAAGAAGTTTATGACACGACCAAGGTCTTGACCAAGGAGCAGCGCTTGATTGCCAATTTCTGGGACTGCAATCCCTTTATGGTGTCTTACAGCGGGCATATGGCCATTGGGCTGAAGAAAATCAGTCCGGGTGGCCACTGGGTAAACATCACCGGCATCGCCTGCAAAAAGGCGGGGATTACCTTTGCCGAAACCGTGGAAGTCCATGCCCTCCTCTCCACGGGGCTGCACGATGCCTTTATCAGCTGCTGGGAAGAAAAATACGACTCCGACAGGATCCGGCCAGAGACGGTCATCAACCGCCACATCGACCCCACATGGCGCCCCATCCTCCAAACGCCCCCTTTCCCGGAATACACCAGTGGACACAGCGTGATCTCCAGGACCAGCGCCACCCTCCTCACCTACTATTTTGGGGATCATTTTGCCTATACGGATACCTCAGAAGAGTATTTTGGCCTGCCACCACGAAAATTCACATCCTTCCTACAGGCTTCTGACGAAGCGGCCATTTCCAGGCTCTACGGAGGCATTCACTTTCGCGACGCCATCGAAGTAGGCGTCAAACAAGGCCACAAAATCGGAAATTATATCATCGGACTGCTGGAAAAGGAGAAGGTGGTGGAGCGGTGA
- a CDS encoding TlpA family protein disulfide reductase encodes MMLKNNFFLMLILTFLGSCQKEQKSSYKTVEFQKGFPEILEPIEKNLPFKIQSHSILESNNDSIDIYIGFLKQGEQSGNWIALASNKQIKQFSTVDLNPDSENIKENDIDIEFNNSINRVSLRIKKIDTLKNSITYSWVNQSILTDSLTVLTIDKPLVKGKIFPSIELTDINGEKFDLDNFNGQTIVVNWWAVWCAPCRKEIPGLNKLVSKYSDNDVRFVSITDDSKDKVSSFLEKNDFEYDITFISENDRVLFGNTYPKNIIIDNNKNIVFYKEGGNENVWFEIDQHLKEINNIE; translated from the coding sequence ATGATGCTGAAAAACAATTTCTTTTTGATGTTAATATTGACATTTTTAGGTAGTTGTCAGAAAGAACAAAAAAGTTCATATAAAACTGTGGAGTTTCAAAAAGGTTTTCCTGAAATTTTAGAACCTATTGAAAAAAACCTGCCCTTTAAAATTCAAAGCCATTCTATTTTGGAATCCAATAATGATTCAATCGATATTTATATTGGATTTCTTAAGCAAGGAGAACAATCTGGAAATTGGATTGCACTAGCTTCAAACAAGCAAATAAAACAATTTAGCACAGTTGATTTAAACCCAGATTCAGAAAATATAAAAGAGAACGATATCGATATCGAGTTTAATAATTCAATAAACCGAGTTTCTTTAAGAATAAAAAAAATTGACACACTAAAAAACAGTATCACTTATTCTTGGGTTAACCAATCAATCTTAACTGACTCACTAACTGTTTTAACAATCGACAAACCTCTGGTTAAAGGAAAAATATTTCCTTCAATCGAACTAACAGATATTAACGGAGAGAAATTCGATTTGGATAATTTCAACGGGCAAACTATTGTTGTTAATTGGTGGGCTGTTTGGTGTGCACCTTGTAGAAAAGAAATTCCAGGATTGAATAAATTAGTCAGCAAATATTCCGATAACGATGTAAGGTTTGTATCAATAACCGATGACTCAAAAGATAAAGTATCTAGCTTTTTAGAAAAAAATGATTTTGAATATGATATAACGTTCATTTCTGAAAATGATAGGGTTTTATTTGGAAATACTTATCCCAAAAACATTATAATTGATAACAATAAAAACATTGTTTTTTACAAAGAAGGAGGAAATGAAAATGTCTGGTTTGAAATTGATCAACACCTTAAAGAAATTAATAATATTGAATAA
- a CDS encoding Swt1 family HEPN domain-containing protein, whose amino-acid sequence MSNLDKIKLFAMANSLTEHQLDKIEKDFDIDLERNPKQEVQKKEYYLQFDSEFRREAKSMAEHYEVFYCLEKSIRALILQLMEERYGVNWWVDQVAEPIKVNVEKNIKRDEDSGFTIRSDEKIDYTTFGELSQIVTGNWEAFEELFKRGKRSFQKIMTNLNQLRGPIAHCSPLAEDEVVRLELTVKDWFRLME is encoded by the coding sequence ATGAGTAATTTAGATAAGATTAAATTGTTTGCAATGGCTAACTCGCTAACTGAACACCAGTTAGATAAAATTGAGAAGGATTTTGACATAGATCTTGAAAGAAATCCTAAACAAGAGGTTCAAAAAAAAGAATACTATCTACAATTTGACTCTGAATTTAGAAGGGAGGCAAAATCAATGGCCGAGCATTATGAGGTCTTCTATTGCTTAGAAAAATCAATTAGAGCCTTAATCCTCCAATTGATGGAGGAAAGGTATGGAGTTAATTGGTGGGTAGATCAAGTGGCAGAACCGATTAAGGTAAACGTTGAGAAAAATATAAAAAGAGATGAAGATTCGGGCTTCACTATCAGGTCAGATGAAAAAATTGATTACACGACATTTGGAGAACTAAGCCAAATTGTAACGGGTAACTGGGAGGCCTTTGAAGAGCTATTTAAGCGGGGTAAAAGATCCTTCCAAAAAATAATGACCAATTTGAATCAGCTTCGGGGCCCAATCGCTCATTGCAGTCCTTTGGCCGAAGATGAAGTCGTAAGACTAGAGTTGACAGTGAAAGATTGGTTTAGGTTAATGGAATAA
- a CDS encoding DUF5343 domain-containing protein: MSKDLPYMSSPGTLPKILNKIIEASVPENFNYDFLGTKLGFTGGNQKTFISWAKKCDLLNQDGTPTQIYKNFRNPDYRGAAMAKALKTGYIELYTRNEYAHDLADKELKKLISEVTGKPHDNSTVKAIYNSFKNAKEFADFEATVPKKEKPAEKTKEQTPSNLPVPIQKAQSSELKLGLNYTINLVLPKTDDPAIYDAIFKSLKENLLDE; the protein is encoded by the coding sequence ATGAGTAAAGATTTACCATACATGAGTTCACCAGGTACCTTACCAAAAATTCTTAATAAAATAATTGAGGCAAGCGTACCAGAAAATTTTAATTACGACTTTCTTGGGACTAAACTTGGGTTTACCGGAGGCAATCAAAAAACTTTCATTTCATGGGCGAAAAAATGTGATTTGTTAAATCAAGATGGGACTCCGACTCAGATTTATAAAAATTTTAGAAATCCAGATTATAGAGGTGCAGCTATGGCTAAAGCACTTAAAACCGGTTACATAGAGTTATACACTCGGAACGAATATGCACATGACCTTGCTGATAAAGAGCTTAAGAAACTTATTTCAGAAGTAACAGGAAAACCACATGACAATAGCACAGTTAAAGCAATTTACAATTCATTCAAAAATGCAAAGGAATTTGCAGATTTCGAAGCAACTGTACCGAAAAAAGAAAAACCAGCTGAAAAGACTAAAGAACAAACACCTTCCAATTTGCCCGTTCCAATCCAAAAAGCACAATCTTCCGAATTGAAATTAGGCCTTAATTACACCATCAACTTAGTTTTACCTAAAACAGATGATCCAGCTATTTATGATGCCATTTTTAAATCACTCAAAGAAAATCTATTAGATGAGTAA
- a CDS encoding TIR domain-containing protein, with protein MKVFLSWSGTKSHKVALTLRDWLPSVIQSIEPYVSSEDIDKGARWSTDIAKELEDSGFGILCVTKDNLHAPWLTFEAGALSKKLEKSYVSPFLFDIKRSEINGPILQFQSTVHNQEDVLKLIKTINKACGDTKLSDEMVEKAFKAWYPTLQEELKK; from the coding sequence ATGAAAGTATTTTTAAGTTGGTCAGGCACTAAAAGCCATAAGGTTGCATTAACACTTAGAGACTGGTTGCCATCAGTAATCCAATCTATTGAACCATATGTCAGCTCAGAGGATATCGACAAAGGAGCTCGTTGGAGTACGGACATTGCAAAAGAACTTGAAGATTCAGGCTTTGGAATTCTGTGCGTGACTAAGGATAATCTTCATGCTCCTTGGCTGACATTTGAAGCAGGCGCATTATCTAAGAAACTGGAGAAGTCTTATGTTAGTCCATTTTTATTTGACATAAAAAGGTCCGAAATAAATGGCCCAATTCTTCAATTCCAATCAACAGTTCATAATCAGGAAGATGTATTGAAGTTGATTAAAACCATTAATAAGGCATGCGGAGACACTAAGCTAAGTGATGAAATGGTTGAGAAGGCATTTAAAGCATGGTATCCTACACTTCAAGAAGAATTAAAAAAGTAG
- a CDS encoding mannose-6-phosphate isomerase: MKIEKSASKEAIFKQIKDWLDFNGYEVAAEDRERPWGGFFVIEESQIAKFRSQFFASVEFSEEQLKQKLSPKILIVGPEKRLSWQYHHRRAEIWKLVGGEGGIVTSPTDEEGELQPLVLGEVVELAKGERHRLVGMDNWGVVAEIWMHTDPSNPSNEEDIVRVQDDFQRK, encoded by the coding sequence ATGAAAATCGAAAAGAGCGCTTCAAAGGAAGCCATTTTTAAGCAGATCAAAGATTGGTTGGATTTTAACGGATATGAAGTAGCCGCTGAGGACCGAGAAAGACCTTGGGGCGGTTTCTTTGTGATCGAGGAAAGCCAGATCGCCAAATTCAGGTCGCAGTTTTTTGCCAGCGTGGAGTTTTCGGAAGAGCAGTTAAAGCAAAAACTAAGTCCGAAAATTCTGATCGTAGGACCTGAAAAACGTTTGTCCTGGCAATACCACCACAGAAGAGCTGAAATCTGGAAATTGGTAGGCGGAGAAGGCGGCATCGTGACCAGCCCAACTGACGAAGAAGGTGAGTTGCAGCCGTTGGTGTTAGGAGAAGTCGTAGAACTGGCGAAAGGCGAGCGGCACCGTTTGGTAGGCATGGACAATTGGGGCGTGGTGGCCGAAATCTGGATGCACACCGACCCTTCCAATCCTTCCAATGAAGAAGACATCGTCCGCGTACAAGATGATTTCCAGCGGAAATAA
- a CDS encoding GH92 family glycosyl hydrolase yields MKKILLTSLMGFLAWGTQAQEDLSQYVDPMIGTAKMGHTYPGATVPFGSVQLSPDTDTIPYEVNGRYNPEVYRYCAGYQYDDATIVGFSHTHFSGTGHSDLGDFLMMPTSGPLQLNPGTEADPDSGYRSRFSHDREHAAPAYYQVTLDDYDIDVELTATTRVGVHRYTFAQGEDAHVILDLMAGIYNYDDKNVWTFMREENDTLVTGFRETTGWARTRKVFFALSFDKPIKQYGNRKYDEKQAYRGFWGRFNESENFPEIAGRKIRAYFDFDLEDGEQLIAKMAISPVSTAGAIKNMQAETPGWDFDAIHQAGVDSWNKELHKVQVKTIQESDKVNFYTAMYHAFLGPTVYGDVDGRYRGLDMNIHQAEGFTNYTSFSLWDTYRALHPLFNVLQPARNRDMVKSMLAHYDQSVHPMLPIWSHYANENWCMIGYHSASVIADAVVKETVTADLAHALDAAVTTAQTAYFDGIGAYMEKGYVPEDVSGASVSKTLEYAYDDWAIAQMADKIGNASISREFAARAENYKNVYDQQTGFMRPKLKDGSWKQGFDPLDTHGQGFIEGNAWNYSLYVPHAPQEMINMMGGDHRFVEHLDSLFSMDLPDRYFANTEDISREGIIGNYVHGNEPSHHVVYLYNWTDQAWKSHDKIRMILRAMYQTGADGLGGNDDFGQMSAWYLFSALGFYPVAPGSVEYALGSPLVEEATLNLENGKTFTVEAQNQSEKNQYVSKVLLNGEELHEPFIRHADIMKGGKLTFIMKGRPNKKIFSKD; encoded by the coding sequence ATGAAAAAGATACTATTAACGAGTCTAATGGGCTTTTTAGCTTGGGGCACCCAAGCCCAAGAAGACCTTTCCCAATACGTGGATCCCATGATTGGTACCGCTAAAATGGGGCACACCTATCCGGGGGCTACGGTTCCCTTTGGCAGTGTGCAGCTGAGTCCGGATACCGATACGATTCCCTACGAGGTAAACGGCCGCTATAATCCGGAGGTATACCGCTACTGTGCCGGTTATCAATATGATGATGCCACCATCGTCGGTTTTAGCCATACCCATTTCAGTGGCACGGGACATTCCGACTTGGGGGATTTTCTCATGATGCCGACCAGTGGGCCTTTACAGCTCAATCCCGGCACCGAAGCCGACCCTGATTCGGGCTATCGGTCCCGGTTTTCCCATGATCGTGAACATGCCGCTCCAGCGTATTATCAGGTAACGCTGGATGATTATGACATCGACGTGGAGCTGACCGCCACCACCAGGGTAGGCGTACACCGCTATACATTTGCCCAGGGAGAGGATGCCCATGTGATTTTGGACCTGATGGCAGGAATTTACAATTATGACGACAAAAATGTCTGGACCTTTATGCGGGAGGAGAATGACACGCTGGTGACAGGTTTTCGCGAAACCACCGGCTGGGCGCGGACGCGGAAAGTGTTTTTTGCCCTTTCCTTTGACAAGCCGATCAAGCAATACGGCAACCGCAAATATGATGAAAAGCAAGCCTATCGAGGCTTTTGGGGCCGGTTTAACGAATCCGAAAATTTCCCAGAAATTGCCGGTAGGAAGATCCGTGCCTATTTTGATTTTGACTTGGAGGACGGCGAGCAGCTGATCGCCAAAATGGCCATTTCACCCGTAAGTACGGCCGGTGCCATCAAAAACATGCAAGCCGAAACACCGGGATGGGATTTTGATGCCATTCACCAAGCAGGTGTGGACAGCTGGAACAAGGAACTGCATAAAGTTCAGGTAAAAACCATCCAGGAAAGCGACAAGGTGAATTTCTACACGGCCATGTACCATGCCTTTTTGGGGCCGACGGTTTATGGAGACGTGGACGGGCGATATCGTGGCTTGGACATGAATATCCATCAGGCAGAAGGCTTCACCAATTATACCAGTTTTTCCCTTTGGGATACCTACCGGGCCTTACATCCGCTGTTCAATGTCCTGCAGCCTGCCCGGAACAGGGACATGGTAAAATCCATGTTGGCCCATTACGATCAGAGTGTCCATCCGATGCTGCCGATATGGTCGCATTATGCCAATGAAAACTGGTGCATGATCGGCTACCATAGTGCTTCGGTGATTGCAGATGCCGTGGTGAAAGAAACGGTGACTGCTGATTTGGCCCATGCGCTGGATGCAGCCGTGACCACGGCCCAGACAGCTTATTTTGACGGCATCGGAGCTTATATGGAAAAGGGCTATGTGCCGGAAGATGTCAGCGGGGCTTCTGTTTCCAAAACCTTGGAATATGCTTACGACGACTGGGCCATCGCGCAGATGGCGGACAAAATAGGCAATGCATCCATTTCCCGGGAGTTTGCCGCTAGAGCAGAGAACTACAAAAATGTCTACGATCAGCAGACCGGGTTTATGCGGCCAAAGCTCAAGGACGGCAGCTGGAAGCAGGGCTTTGATCCGCTGGATACCCATGGGCAAGGATTTATCGAGGGGAATGCTTGGAATTACAGCCTTTACGTGCCCCATGCTCCCCAAGAGATGATCAACATGATGGGCGGCGACCATCGTTTTGTGGAGCATCTGGACTCCTTGTTCAGCATGGACCTGCCGGACAGGTATTTTGCCAATACAGAAGATATTTCCCGAGAAGGCATCATCGGCAACTATGTGCACGGAAACGAGCCTTCACACCATGTGGTGTACCTTTACAACTGGACCGACCAAGCTTGGAAATCCCACGACAAGATCAGGATGATCCTTAGGGCGATGTACCAAACCGGTGCGGATGGACTGGGCGGAAACGATGACTTTGGCCAGATGAGTGCTTGGTACCTGTTCAGTGCCTTGGGTTTTTATCCGGTGGCCCCAGGATCAGTGGAGTATGCCCTGGGCAGTCCGTTGGTAGAAGAAGCCACCCTTAACCTGGAAAATGGCAAGACATTTACGGTAGAAGCACAAAACCAATCAGAGAAAAACCAGTATGTCAGCAAGGTGCTTTTGAACGGTGAAGAGCTGCACGAACCCTTTATCCGGCATGCCGATATTATGAAAGGTGGCAAATTGACATTTATTATGAAGGGAAGGCCGAATAAAAAGATTTTTTCCAAGGATTAA